Genomic window (Theileria annulata chromosome 4, complete sequence, *** SEQUENCING IN PROGRESS ***):
TTCATGCTGTAGTCTAGTAAGAGGTGTTACGAAGGAGCTCTTGAGAGATCTCGGAGAATCGTGTGTTTTGCCCAGTTCTCGTAAAGccttaaaaataaaacgTTGTAAACAAACCTTGTATTTGCGGAATCTTGCGATGTGTTTTCTAGTTATGTAGCCCTTAGAAATTAAGTTTAGTTGACCCTTTATGGTTTTAGAAATGGACTCGGGAGTTTCCGGTGTCCCAACCATATCTTGTCGACgaataatattactagAATATTCATGTTCTGTCAATAGAAGTACCTGGAAGATGTTTCGATTTGTTCTGGAGTCTTGACGACCCTCTCAACCTTCCTTCTCTTCTTTTTGCCCATAGTTTGGGTTAgtacaaataaatttgattccATTAGATGGAATCCTGTACAAGCATAATATTTAGAGGGTGGAAAGAAACATTTTATAAGTAAACTcatattgtatataataaatatataaatatttcttAAGATTATTTGGGGC
Coding sequences:
- a CDS encoding uncharacterized protein (Tap579b07.q1c.cand.89 - score = 17.84), with amino-acid sequence MSLLIKCFFPPSKYYACTGFHLMESNLFVLTQTMGKKKRRKVERVVKTPEQIETSSSNIIRRQDMVGTPETPESISKTIKGQLNLISKGYITRKHIARFRKYKVCLQRFIFKALRELGKTHDSPRSLKSSFVTPLTRLQHESELPKTLNHTRHEFPHTLHYKVDWYGSSTPCPYPPDNRCYVSFNFKDLNLSYKQLEGLKEILGPKRYDLKSGICVLESDLFDNLNQNASYLGKHIACINFR